A window of Bacteroidota bacterium genomic DNA:
AAGCAAGCGAAATAATAATTATTTTTTTTACTTTTAAATTCATTTTAAAAATTATGGATTTAAAGATTTTTGATAATATTCCTGCTTAATTTTCAATTCCGCTTCGGCAATCTTCTGTACTAATTGCATTGACAGCGCCGCCCTTACCGGATCATTGCTGTAATCAACAAGCCCTTGATAAACTTCTTTCGCTTTTTTTAATAAAATAATATAACGCTTATGAAGATTTAAATAATCCGAAGGGACTTCAGTATTCAAAAAACCGTTCAAAATTTCCGAATACGCTTCTGCTGCTTGTTTTACCCCTGAAATGTCCAAAGTGTTGGCCATTTTTTCTAAAGCTTTTTGAGGATTATTGTAGGCCTCGTTGGAATTTTTTATAATAATTTGGGCTGTTTCCGTTAAATATCTTTTCTTCGCCTCCAAAGAATTATCCTGGGAAATTTTCAAATCGCTGTCGCTGATTAATTCGTCAAAAAGCGAAAAGTTTTGCAACTCCGCCATCGCTTTTTCAATCGCTTCCTGATTTTGGGGATCGTTCGGATTAATATTTTCAACGCCTTTTTGGTCCAGAGTTTGCATTTGATTGGAAACCGACTTGGCGACAAATTCGGTAAGATTTAAAGGCGTTTCGTCATTTGAACTTTTAACCTCTGAAACTTTTGAACTTTCATTTAATCCGAAACTCTCAATCGGGTTGGAAATAAATTCTTTCGCTTTTTCCATCCATTGAATCGGAGATTTTGGGGGATTTTCCGGCGCTTTACCCGATGATTCCAAAGTTATGTAACTGCCGGAGCCGGCTGTTTTGGAATCTTTGATAATCAAATGCCCCCCTGCCAAGCCGGCGGTTAAAATCAAAATTATGGCGCCAAGTTTAAGCGGATTCATCCCCCACATAACTTATGCAATCAGGGCATTGCAAAGTCTTTCTTTTAATCTTCGCAATCCCTGTTTGTGCAATTTTAATGCTTTTTCACGACTATATGCATCTTGTTTAGAAATAAAAGCTTCAAAATAAATTAATCGCCAAGGAGAATACTTTTTGGCATGATAAGACTTATTTTGATTATGTATCATAATACGCTGTTTTAGGTTAGAAGAACAACCGATATAAAAACTTCCATTTTTAAATGATTGAAGCAGATATACACAATACATAATCAAAATTAGCGTAAGTTATGTGGGGGATTCATTGATTTAATTATACAATATTATAATGTATTAAAACAATGTGGACAACTCAATAACCTGCTCAATACTCAAATCCTGCGGCCGAGCATTCGGCTCAACGCCTAATGCCCTTAACTTTTCCGTTAAAAGTCGCGGGTCGTTGGTCGTTGGTCGTAGGTTATTTAATATCGTCTTCCTCGGCTGCTTAAAAAGAATTTTAATGAAACGATAATAATTTTCAGAATAATTCTTAAAATATTTTTTAGAAGTCTCCAGCGC
This region includes:
- a CDS encoding GIY-YIG nuclease family protein, yielding MYCVYLLQSFKNGSFYIGCSSNLKQRIMIHNQNKSYHAKKYSPWRLIYFEAFISKQDAYSREKALKLHKQGLRRLKERLCNALIA